The Polyangium aurulentum genomic interval GGCGAAGAAGACGCTGCCGAACGGGCTGTCGTTCCATTACATTTACGATCCCGAGACGGGTCGCTGCATCCGCTCGTGGGGGGATGGAGGCATCCACGCAGGCGATATTCAGTACGATCTCGCGCAGGGGATCACGCGGCTGACAGGAAACCCCGAGCCGCGCATCTTCACGTGGCGCCCCGAGGACGGCGCCGTGGTGGGGATCTCCTCGCCGGACGGCCTCTTCACGCGTGCGATCGAACTCGACGAGGATCTCCTTCCCCTGGCGATCAAGAACGGCGTCGGCGACGGGTTCTCCTATGCTTACGACGAGCGCGGCAACCTCACGCGCATCACGGATGCGCTGGGACGCGACGTCGAACTCGAATATGACGGCGATCTGCTCGTGCGGCGCAAGGCGGGCGATCGCGTCACCGAGTTTGCCTATGATCACCGGGGCATGCTCGTCTCCGCGAAGTATCCGGGCGGAGCGACGATCTCGCTCACGTACGACGAGCGCGGGCGCCTCTCGACCCTTCATGGGCCGGATGGCCCGCGGTCGACGCTCATCTACGACGAGCAGAACAACATCGTCGAGGAGCGGCGCCCGCGCGGCGCCGTGCTGCGATTCACGTACGATGCGATGGGGCGGCCCGTATCGTTCACGGATCCGCTTGGGCGAACCATCCGCCGCGAGCTCGACGCGCTGGGCCGCTGCGTGGCCATGCACTATCCCGACGGCGGCTCGGTGCGCTTCGAGCTCGACGCGCTCGGGCGTATCACGCGGGAGATCGATGCCTCGGGCTCGACGCTCGCGTATCGCTATGCTGGGCTGCGGTCTCCGGTCGAGTTGATCGGACCCGACGGGCAGTCCTGGACGCTGGTCTACGACACGAACGAGCGTCTCCAGCAGGTGAAGAATGCCCGCGGCGAGCGGTTCGATTTCCGCTACGACAGGGCGAGCAATCCGCGCGAGACGCGCTCGTTCGACGGTCGCATCACGCGTTTCTCGTACGGCAAGAACCATCGCCTCGCCCGGGTCGAGCTGCCCGATGGCGCGTGGCTCGCGTGCCGATACGATGCGGCGGGGCGCCTCGTGGCCGAGGATTCGCCGCACGGCGCGATGGAAGTCGAGCGAAGCGCCGACGGGCGTACCGAACGGTACGTGCTCCACGATCCCTCGGGCGATGTCGTGGTAGAGGCGACATATGACGAGCTCGGGCGCCTGGTCGCGGAGAGCCAGAATGGAAAGACGCTCCGCTACGAGTACGACCTCCATAACCGCTGCATTGCACGCCATCTGCCCACGGGAGGGGTGACGCGCTATTCGTACGGCGAGGATGACCACCTCGTCGCCGTCGAGCACGACGGCTATCGGGTGGATCTGCGGAGAGATCTCGCGGGCTCGCTCATCGGGCTGGCTTTCGTCCCCGCGGGCGTCGAGTCGCGACGGGTGCTCGATGCGATGGGTCGCCTCACGCGTGAATGGGTCGGGGCGGGCACGCGCACGGTGGTGGACCGGCTCTATGCGTACGAAGGGAAAAAGCTCGTATCGATGAACGACGCCCGCTGGGGAGCCATTCGATACGTCTACGATGCGCACGGAAGGCTCGCCGAGGCGTCTTCCAGTTCCGGGCGTGAAGCGTTCGAATACGACGCGGCGGGCTCGCTCCAGCCAGCGGGCGCGGCGTGGAACATCGCGCCGGGCAACGTGCTCCGGAAGACGGAGCGCACGGAGTATGCCTACGACGAGGCGAGCCGCCGTATGCGCGAGGTGCGCCAGGACAATGGCCTCGAGACGCAATACTTCTGGGATTGCCGGGACAGGCTGCGCGAGGTCCTGCTGCCGGACGGGACGCGCGTGCTCATGACGTACGACGCCTTTGGCCGTCGCGTGCGCAAGGACGTCGTGGGCCCGATCCGTCAACGAGCGCCGGATGCGCTACCGGAGCCGCCGCAGCGCCGCACGGTCGAGTATCTATGGGATGGCTCTTGCCTCGCGGCGGAGATCGACTCGGAGCGCGGCGCGCGGGTGTTCGTGCATGTGCCGGGGACGATGACGCCGCTGTTGCAGCAAGAGGGCGGCGAGATTTACGCTGTCATCACGGACCATCTGGGCGCGCCGACGGAGCTCGTCGATCCCCGTGGGGAGCTTGCCTGGTCCGCGACGCGCTCGGCCTGGGGCGTGGTGCGGGAGGCGGAGCGACGGGCCGTGCGGGATGGGCGTCCGGTGGAGCCGCCTTTCCGGCTGCTCGGGCAGCACCATGATGAGGACGTGGGCCTATGTTACGTGCGGCATCGCTGGTTCGATCCGGCGGTGGCGCGGTTTCTGAGCCCGGATCCGCTGGAGCTTGCCGGAGGACCGAATCTGTTTGCGTTCAATGGCAGCCCGACGATGCACGTGGATCCGCTGGGGCTGGCGTGTATCATTATCGGGGATCCGAGGATCGATCTCGCGATAGCGGATGTCATCGACACTTGGCACCAGAAAACACCACCCAAAGAACAAGCCTCGATGTACGAGGTGTATGTCCACGGACAACGTACATATTTTTCCAATTTCATGGGTGGCGGCGAGATGAAAGATCCCACGAAGTGGCAATCGATATCCGTCGAAGCCGTCAACGACCGCATTCGCGCAACTGGAAACTACAGAGGCGAAAACATCTACCTCAACGCTTGCCACACTGGGGCAGAGGCAAGCGGGACGGCCCAACAGATGTCCAAAGCATTTGGTGTACGCGTACAAGCACCGAATGAAGTGGTCTGGAACAGAGGGCAAATCATCGCGCCGGAAGACCCGTACACGCGATATCCAGACCTCTTGCGCGTCGGCGACTGGAACTTTTTCACGGACGGGAAACCGAGCCCGGGCAACGTTTACCGTTGAGGAAGCCTCTCATCCGTCGAGGGCGACGAACAGATCCTCGTTGGGGTGCCGCCCCAAACGGCTATCGTGCTCGAGGGGCGTCATCAT includes:
- a CDS encoding RHS repeat-associated core domain-containing protein, which encodes MATIRGRKIATTTSGHFAPGPTPAVSLVPPTPPAGPVTAPFAYIALSSTATGTSTKLKVGRAPALVEGSVMPIQMPGNMPGQPTGGDIVTHVACAKAEVFTGASHVKAQGKPVACMTDQVRMNVPYRGWFTAQTIGRLIMMDHIQCAADVAGRAAKEQVILDPISVSSGAVVDEDVDLAIHGLIPIAWRRLYSTQRTTDHTPLGRGGWTHSYHQWVELEGDLLRLRDADGSTLELRGVEPGKTAFHRERRLEITPDKRGGATIFSLDDRLRRTFAPLSGGGRAYLREITNSRGDKILLEYENERLARVIDTAGRAIEVEHDRDGHISRLSVVPPAKKPGTKLTPLQTVLFAYDEDGALVRATDALGGSFAYAYDERRRLAKKTLPNGLSFHYIYDPETGRCIRSWGDGGIHAGDIQYDLAQGITRLTGNPEPRIFTWRPEDGAVVGISSPDGLFTRAIELDEDLLPLAIKNGVGDGFSYAYDERGNLTRITDALGRDVELEYDGDLLVRRKAGDRVTEFAYDHRGMLVSAKYPGGATISLTYDERGRLSTLHGPDGPRSTLIYDEQNNIVEERRPRGAVLRFTYDAMGRPVSFTDPLGRTIRRELDALGRCVAMHYPDGGSVRFELDALGRITREIDASGSTLAYRYAGLRSPVELIGPDGQSWTLVYDTNERLQQVKNARGERFDFRYDRASNPRETRSFDGRITRFSYGKNHRLARVELPDGAWLACRYDAAGRLVAEDSPHGAMEVERSADGRTERYVLHDPSGDVVVEATYDELGRLVAESQNGKTLRYEYDLHNRCIARHLPTGGVTRYSYGEDDHLVAVEHDGYRVDLRRDLAGSLIGLAFVPAGVESRRVLDAMGRLTREWVGAGTRTVVDRLYAYEGKKLVSMNDARWGAIRYVYDAHGRLAEASSSSGREAFEYDAAGSLQPAGAAWNIAPGNVLRKTERTEYAYDEASRRMREVRQDNGLETQYFWDCRDRLREVLLPDGTRVLMTYDAFGRRVRKDVVGPIRQRAPDALPEPPQRRTVEYLWDGSCLAAEIDSERGARVFVHVPGTMTPLLQQEGGEIYAVITDHLGAPTELVDPRGELAWSATRSAWGVVREAERRAVRDGRPVEPPFRLLGQHHDEDVGLCYVRHRWFDPAVARFLSPDPLELAGGPNLFAFNGSPTMHVDPLGLACIIIGDPRIDLAIADVIDTWHQKTPPKEQASMYEVYVHGQRTYFSNFMGGGEMKDPTKWQSISVEAVNDRIRATGNYRGENIYLNACHTGAEASGTAQQMSKAFGVRVQAPNEVVWNRGQIIAPEDPYTRYPDLLRVGDWNFFTDGKPSPGNVYR